The window TCTTTCTCGTAGAGTAGTGTAATAAGGAACAAGAAATACGATATTTAAGAGGAAGGATTCTTGGAAATGTCCGATGATTTAGAGGTTTTTAAAGTAAAGACAGATAGGTGAAAGATAAGGTAAACTTTGTTTCTGGAATATTAATGGCCAGCTCTTCTATGCTCctggttaattttttttttagagaTATTGATGCTTCATTACTTAGTCATCAAAGCAAAGCTCTTGGCTAATTTTCTATtacttcaatttttttatttttatttttattttttataaaatatagtaggtggtaccaaaaaagatttttattcggttcaacaaaacaaacaacaaaTATCATCCGAATATATGCACATAGTTGGATATTCCTGCCTCCATTACTTTTCATATGTGAAATGAAATAATGCATGTAACATTTGACGATTGTGTAACGTTAGACttgtaaaattgaaaaaaatatatgcaGGTAATTTACATGAATTTGTTCAAAATTACATTCTTCTGTTATATTCCTTACATTAAGATACACTCTTATATAGAATCATAGTAAGTAGTAAGAGACTGTCAAGGCATTCAATAAAGTTCTTATATGcccactaggggtgtacaaagtaAACCGACAAACCgtaccaacccgataatccgagttaAACCGAAAAAAAAAATCGACTATGGTTTGGTGTTGGAGAAAACCCCCGaccataattgatttggtttggttttaactaaagaaagtcaaaccgaaaccaaaccaacccgacattacacaTATAGAAAAtctagatatatttaatatataaatatgcTTATTGTGATATAATTTATAAACATTTCTtaaaatttttcataattttatcttttaaggaattatttcaaggttggacttaaaacttttgaatgttccaataagttttatagtcattaatattaataaattaaataataagagaaaatctcactttatacctATTAATTCCAAACTATTTagagaaaatctcactttataaataatgctaacaaaagcacaaaccaaaatcaaatcaatactaatgctaacaaaagacattcaattctaATACTACGAACGAGAatatattgaatatctattttttgtttgcattaatttagataaaaatgcataacctatttttattttttctttagcgtttagtcatgtaattaatattcCCTTATGAGTCTACTTatttttagcatgacttagtacttttatattatgcttatttttattatggctttttaattagcaatattcatattacataattttattgtttttattgtaGAATATTTGAGGATAATatcatgacacatctcatatttcgtattattttcttgaaaaatattttatatagttgtatcttactaggattaaagaaatattttgagcataatttatatgttttgttttacgaagattttaccgggaAAAAAAACCTGAATAACCCGAAAACCTGAGAAAAACCGAGAGTGAAAAACCCGAATtttattagtttggtttggtaattgtaaaatccgaaccaaccagacttatgtacacccctaataCGCACTCATGCAGTAAGAAGAATATTGTTTATCACTATGGTAAACTAATATAATTTGATGTAAATACGGGGTATCACTAAATTTATTTCGGGAGATATATACTATGCATGATTATATTCAGTCGAAGCCACTTATGTTTCTTCATCGATAAATTATATTGTATAGTTAGGTAATTTTTATatacatatgtacatatatactatattattaaAGTCCTTAActttttgtttgtatttttctttaaatattgACACCTAATTAAACTGACTCCACCACAATTCATATTCTTGTTTTTATTTAAAGAGTGAGTCGTTAGCATCTTTCTCGTTCTTAAGGACTTTCTGGCCGGTAGGCTTTATAGCGGACCTGCCTTGCTGACAGCTAGGATATTACATATATAGTTGCGCTTGCCTTCACTTAGAAACTCTACGCCCCTATTGGAGTAAAGCATGCTTTCGAAACTAGATTCACTCGTTCTTGTCTCCAACGATTAACCTATTACAGAGCAGTCTGGTGATTAGCCTATCCCGCACTACTCGAAGCCTTCGTAAACTCATTGTTAGTTTCTATCGTAGTGGAGGTTGTTGTGAGGAGATCAGGTTTGCATTGTTGAAAGCAGACAAATCATAGCACAATGATAGTGATTCAAACACTTGAATACAAACCAATTAAGCAGAGTGAGTTGCACACTCAATGTTTACAATTGTCACGGGCTCAACATACTAAGATATCCCACaaccaacaaaaaagaaaatatacagCAAATTCAATGCTTCTAACATCAAGAAAACAGaaggctcttttttttctcttttttgtgatTTCCCACTGGTTGTCCGGTACCCGCCTAGGGGCCCGACTTACCCGAGTATGCGCCGGGAAATATCATTCACCACTTTAGGCCTCACCAACCAGATGACCACTTGACTGCAGATCTACAAGATCAGAGCTAACAGAGAAACTTAACCATTTCTTTTTGTCACAATAAACTAGGCAAGGCTGCAAAATAATCCCAACAAGAATAACCAAGAAACTGACAATCATGACCTTAAATGTACATAGTGCCATAACCACAAGAATAAATAAGGTTGGTGGCACACACATTAAAATTGAACCAACTGTGCTTAAGGGAATCCTATAAGGTCTTGATGCTGCTGGATATTTTATCCTTAACTTCACAAAAGCTATAAATTCCACAATCATTCCACAACAATACAGAAAGTTGGCTGCAGCCACAATCTCTTGAAAACTAAGCCAGGACAGAAGTACAACACCTGATGCAGAAAACAAGATTCCAATAAGAGGAGTTCCATAACGCGATCTCTTAGCGAAAAAATCAGGTAGCATCCCTCGTTCTGCCATTCCCAAAAGCTGAAAAGAATCACCACTCATTTCAGCCAAAAACATTCCCATATTTGACACAGCCGACGCCCCTTGAACCCATAATCTTAACCAAACTCCTCCAATGATCTTAGCAATATCCGAGaaataaccatcactccaaaGATCGCGATGTAATGGAACAGCTCCGGTGCcaaataaaagaggaaaaaaatagCCAGAGACAACTAAGGGAAGTGCATAGAATATAGCCTTGGGAAGTGTTTTCCCAGGATTCTCTACTTCTCCTGACATACAACTAACTGCATCCCAATAGTTCAAATTCCAGAAAAGTGTATTTAGATACAATCCCCATTGTACATTTTCCAAGTCTACGACGAACCATCTTGAAGGCTCTAATTTTGGAAGCGCGATAAGTCCCATAATTCCAAAAGGAAGGAGAGTAAATATTCCTAATATTGTAGCAACCCAACCAACTAAAGTTAAACCTCTGTAATTCAAATAAGTGAGTGCTATAATTATAGCTAAGATCGCGATCGTTCTTGGAACACCATTTGCCAATGCTGGAACAGCAGATTTAATGTAGTCTAGAAACAAAATTGGGTACAATGCATTATCAACTACACCACTCATCCATTTCACCCATCCTAATTGAAATCCCCAATAAGGACCTAAAGTCGTCGAAACCCAAACAACATAACCTCCATTTTCAGGAAACATTGTGCTCAATTCTGCAGTTATTAAGGATTCTGGGATACTCCATATAAAAGGAAAGATTAGAAAACCGAGTAGTGCTAAAAGAGGACCGGCTGCACGGACAGTGTCTTCAACGCCAAAAGGTCCCCCGGAGACTCCATAGAATATAAGGAATGTTAGAGGGATAAATGAAACCTTAGTGTAGTTCTTCACATTTGGAGAACCTCCCTCGTGTAAACTCGAATATTCAGTGTTGTTATCTTCAACTCCCATTTGTCCAGATTTTAGCTTAGCTATTGGAACTTATTGTTTCTGTATATATGCAGTATCAAATTATGAGTGCCTCGGTAATCTATGGGGGGAAAAATGCTGTAAATACAAACTACTGAGATAAAGATGAGATATTGGCCTTACTGGGTTCCATGTCAAACTAAGTTGTTCAAATTTCCATCAAACTAGTGGCATGTTTCTCCTTATCCCTCATTTtttttgggagaaattcaaaaatagccaaatttaaaagtggtcgttcaaaaatagcctagtttcaaaagtaatcgaaatttagccacttttcatgtaaagataaatctgaacgaaaacactgttcaaaattcggaaaaatactccagcataatatactggagttctagtatattatactggaactccagtctaatatactgaagttccagtataatataccggtccagcataatatactggagtttggagcactggtgctccaatcaccagtatattatacttgagctagcaaagtataccggtccagcataatatgctggaagttcatacacaggtgcaccgaattccaatatattatgctggaccggtctctgttgcaccaaaatagtggctatttttcattgacttggtaaacgctggctatttttgaatgaccagtccgaaaactggctagaccgtgctatttttaccatttttttgaTAGAAAGAGAAACCGGATGGGCCTTCAAGCTAAAAGACTATCACACTTATCCCTCATTTTCTCCCACAATCCTTTCTTATAGAAATTCAGATtcaagttttaaattttatcataGCTCATTTGATTTATTGAGTTcgaattttattatttaaacttATTAAGTGGATTTTTTTAACATATATATAGAAACTAAGCTAAAGCTAGGATGCGGATAAATCCATAACTTTTACACCTCTCATTGGTGTTTTCCCTTCTTCGTATACACGCTATGAGGATACTACCTAAGCTTATTGTACTTTCCATTCTATGTCTAATCAAGCCAGTATGAATTAAATcacacaaaaaattaaattacacaTAGAATTAAAAATCTATGATGCTAATTAGTACTATAATTTAGCAAGTTATAGCTTATTATATTGCAAAGTTATCAATCACTACTTATTACAGCGCGGAATAATGTATGAAGCTATAAACCAGAAAGCTAAAATGCATGCTcgtaatttatatatatatatatataataaatatattaccaacttaccataaaaataataaatttcactAGAGCAAAGAGGAATTGAAAGAGTAGATGAGAAGAATTGAAGTAAAAGATGAAAACTTAATTTACCTCCAAATCCACACACAAGGAGAACAAAATCAACAGTTCATAAATAAtgtgaaaaagaagaatgacAATAGGAAGAATATATCATGTGAAGCACGAAGGGGTCGAGAAGAATAGAGGGCTGTGATTACGAGTCATGCCACGTGTCAGTTATCGGCAGGGGCGTGAATCTGTCGCCGTCCCAGAATCCCAATATGTAATATGGAGAATCAATGAACACGTGTTGAAATTTGATGAAGAACGTGCTTGATAAATTATTGAGGGTGGGGCTCCGATGGTTCAGTCAGTGGCTTCGAATTCACTATATGTTATCACTAAATTAGTATAAgtaataaatttcaaaatcggCAGATCTTTGCACTGTCcttgtatatgtattaaaaaatttattaaatatttataaatatttgattGCGAACCCAATTAATAACTTGAGATCTCTataggaacccataaactttaaagTCTGGATCCGCCTTTGCATTCGGACCACACAAATGTAGATGCATGGAATTGCAGAAATAGAGTAAAATGTGCTAAAGAAATTACCAATTATGCTAAATAATTTAAGGAATTTTTACGCAAATAACCAgtcatattcattgtttactttatCTTGCCATAAACATAGATTACACATTgattatacatagattatacatatataatacataaattatacatatattatactcACACCGATTATTTATAGTTTAAGCGGTTAGGTGAATGCGTAAAGATACTTTTGAGTAGTAACTTTACGTAACCTTTACGAGAGTTCTCATTAACAAAGTACTTAAACAGCAAAAGAGTTGTACGCTTGGCAAGAGTTGTTGGGCCTGATATAAATCCTACACAAATCATTTGGATCACACTGTATACCTGACCAGTGGATCGTCAAATGAGCtttcaatgtcgaaacctattgTGGAAATAGCCAATTGTTGGACAGTGTCTTTGAAAATAGTATtgagaaactttcagaaaccattactatgttttagtggttattagctagttgtagctatcatttactatattactttcTATAGCTATATTTTTAGGTATTTTAGactgtattcgatgtatttaagctactgtattcatgaatacagtagcatttctagacgtgaaacatgggattacagctagacagataattgtattcgactgtatttacAACGTCTAGAcatattattgtattcgactgtattcacgatatGTACTTGTGAATACAGTAACGTAAATAGCGCAATTCATGATCTATTCAgttgtttttaaacggaaagtgaatcaattaacataatagactcctaataaaactcaaaaaactcaattataacacacaaaatttgtattttcagttataaaaaagattctcaaccgaaaaacaccacaaaaatatagcaatcttcagagaaaataTGCTGAATATTTTTCCCAACCGATAAATCCAACAAAAAAGAGcaatttgaatatatatatatatatatacacacacacacatctgaatacataaattatattaattaaaaaaatatatgaatacatttatGAAATACAACGAGACAAcgaatataatgaaatacatagaatacaacgagatacattaaaatacaataaaaaaaaaacaatgaatacaatgaaatatatggAAATACGGCAAGATACATTGAACTACATTGAAAATATATTAACAAAATCTTCAAGTTGCTCGGCCCCAAACTAAAAAAGGAACCCCATGTTCCATCATATTCCATCAGTAGCCACCAAGCCATTCATTTCTTCCAATTTTCATGGTAATATAgtataaaatcaaattaaaataagaAGGCTTAGGCAGAAGTAATTGGTCAGTTCCATCACTCCGTCCCATAGGTTTGATTGTATTTGTACGGAGGACACCATAGCTTCCATTGCGATTAATTTAGGGTTTAAGCTTTAGATATGAAGATTTTCTTCTCTCATGAATAGTACTAGAGCTGCTCTAAATTTGGACCACCGGGAAAAGAAGTGTTGGCTCTTTTGTTCTGTATAGGGGAGACTTGGTAATATAAATTCCAAATTGAGAGTCAAAGCTGCCCGTTTCGATCCGTATTTGGGAGAATCGTAGTTGTATTCATAGAGAAAGACTGaagttgagagagagagaggggagaaaaatttgaaagaaagagagaaaaaaataatacaaggtgtattttatggcttaagagtaggaggtgaccataaatagatatttggctataaaaatcaaaaggtagctttggaatataattttttaaaagggtatttatttaaaataaataaggtatcaacctttgctataggaggtaaaaattccaataGAAGAGAATAGTATTCCTTCCGCTTCAATTTAAATGACACACTTTCTAAATTCGTCCGTTTCGAAAAgaatgatatatttttatatttaaaaataatttaactttaaaatttttattttacccactttacctttaatgagaagcATTTATAGCCACATAGTATTATGACTCCACAAAACTTTTGTCCCTTAAGCTTTTAGGACCACATGTTTCaaaagttttcttcttttttaataaaCTTTGTGCCAAGTAAAAGTATATCATTGTATAGGAAAAAtctattcatattaaaaatactCGCATCATAGAGCGACACATGGAACCGGAGACAAATGAAAAGCGAGACAGGTGAGAATCAAGACCGGAGGCAGCAACCTCCGTTGGCACCGGGAAACCCTCAAAAGGAATGCTCCTCATTAAGACAAATGAATACTTGCAACCCGATAACATTCAATGAACAATATTCTGCAATATTAAATATATAGCCCGTAAtagagaatatgacattcataGCCTTTCGTTACACAATGGCCCTCGTAATTGTCattaaagaggggcttgatcctaggatcttgttcctTAGGTGCAATTATAAATAGCGAGTTTAGCAGCCATTGCAGTAggacgaattttctgacaaacttatgctatataCTATTTAATAGATCAGTAgcattttatttcttgcttattaataTTGTTATTGCTGCCTTCGGAAGCTCAGATCCTAAAATCAAGCTATATgttgtcttatctcgatttcaacgctaagtcttgtATTTTtacttaatttatttatcattttgggatcaaatcggtTCGCTTGTTTATAAATGGCATATAAATTCAAATGTACTGTTTTACGGGTAAAATATTTAATATAACAAATGAGATATTCTAGTAATATTACGATTCTTATGTGACAATTTAATAAAAGGTATAAATATTATCCTGACCAAACTAGTAGTGAAGAGAAATTGCACCGACTAAATCGATTAAAGAAGTTTAATTGTTGTTATGCAAATCAgttctcaaaaatttatttagtatATTCTTAAAATACCCAATTGAATTGAGTCCTTGACACAGCTACAACTCAGCTCATTTATCTGTTTTCCTAATCCGtaactttttaaaataagtaGATAAATTATTAACTTAATCAAATTACTTATTACAAGAAAAGAGATCTAAATTTGTCAACTAATTTAGCAAGATCCTCCTGACAGAGAGTTGACGTGGCATAATTGCCCAGAAAAGACAAGAGTTTACTCCATTGGTTACGGCGTGCTCTCACTCGCCACTTGTCCTCTTTAAACCCTTTTCACATTAGCGCGTGGACCCTACGTCCTTCCTCACAGTCACACCTAAAACACTATGCTACGTCACTTCCCTTAATCCTCTTctcattatttttattaaataggATAAAATTTGCATTTTGTATTATGATGAATTtgatttctatttaatttttGGTCTAATATTATTATGTCattagaatttttttattttgatcttGGCCCGTATCGAGCTTAAATCTATGATTAATTTTGAATCAGAATACAAAATTGAGATTGTTTAAAAAATTTAGTACACGAAGTCTATTTTTCCACGTTAGTATCCGTTAATGAAAATGACAAATACGAGACAATTTACTAATGCGATGGTATTTAGAACCTTCtccctctttttttattttataaagctGCTCTTCACATTGGAAAAAAATTCTCTCTTCTACCCAAATTAATACAAGCAATGGACACAAATCTCCTTAGATATCACTAAATTCTTTCCATATTAAAATTGTAATTTGTATGGAAATCATAATCTCTTGCTAATATGGAAagtactttaattaagtacaTGTATGATCCTCCTCTTATGCACAGAGGCATTCTCCAGTTCCTTTTTTCCGACATAGAGATGGTTACTATCGAGTCCTTAACATACACGAGCCTTAAGGACCTGTTGCCGGCGTCGCCGCCGGCGATTATGTCGCCGACGAATGGACGGAAAGACAGCTGGCGAGAGATTCCGATGAAGGATCCGCTGTTACAGCACGCGGCGTGGGCGTACCTTCAGCCAATGGCGATACCGGAGGCTGATCGGATCAGTTTCTCTGAGAAGGTGAAGGAGAAATGCTTTGGGCTGTTTAATTGCTTCAATGATGTTGTTTACGTCATGTTTAGGTGTTTGTTTTCGACGGCGCCGGAAGTGGAGAATCAAAATGGAGAAGATACAATCGACTGATAATGAGTGGCGGCAGTAGAATTTTCGCCAACAGATATTGATTTAGCAAAAGATGCATTTTTTGTGTGACTGGTTGATAGGTGCTCATTTCTCCTGTACATACGTTCTTCTTCtttaaacatttttttttggaaCTTCATAGCATTGTTTTTAATTTACAAGTGTTAACATTTCTTGGGCAACTTGAATGATAATAGATATAGATGATTTATATAGTCGATTTAAATAGCTTGGAATTGAAGCGTAATTAATTGATTGATGAATGATGATATCTAAGTAGATTCATTTAATATTACATCTCTCGATGATAGTAATATTATTATGTCAGAAGTCAAATAAAAATATCTTCGACTATGATTTTGTCAAATAtttatgaagtattttaaaaacaaatattCATGTTAAAATGTATCGCTTTTTACGATCTTGTACTTCAAATTCCGTCATTTTTTTGAAATAGATAATGTATTTATTTCTTATTAGCTACATTATAATGACATTAAATGGAAGAGAAAATTGATTTACACTGAGCTTAATATTATATAAAGACAATTATTAGGTATTATTTTCTCGTGAAATTTTTGGATAGCCAAGTGTTGTAGAATAAAATTAATTTGTAGTGCTTACTTATGTGATTTCTAAGAGTTAATATATTTCATGTTGGAATTTGGATGTGTTGTTTCTATATTCTTGTACTTGTCATTTTCTTAGAAACGGATAATGTATTTATTTCTTGTTAGCTACACCATAATGACATTAATGGAGAAAGAAAATTGATTTATAATTTATAGACATTGATTTTCTTTTGTGAAATTTTGGGATAGCCAAGTGTTCTTATTTGGTTCGAAGCTGAAGTAGGTTTCAGTTTTCTTCTTCAGCTGAACAAATAGGTTGTTCGTTACTTTAATACGATAAAAGATGTTTCGACAATTACAGTATGATATGTTCATACAGAGAGATTTCGTGACATAGTACTAAATATTATTTCTTTGCTTTCGTGTCATCATTTAAAAAATCAATTCTATCTTAGTAATTAAGTTCCATTTTGGACATTAATGTTTTCTCTTTATTAAAATTGCAATAGGGGCTTTGGTTGCTCCATGTGTATTATTTGTTTTTCAATTCAATAAAGGCAATGTTGCTTATGTTTGATGGATatgttatccattttttaagtggataatatgattattatatatttatatttgatCTGTTTTTAAAAAGCTCATTATCCAACtcatttttaatggataatatatgtgaataactattttattttaatcattttgCCACCACTAAGCGCAAGCAGGTTAGCAAGTTATAAACATCTCATGTTTCTTTCTCTCTTTACACAATTAAATGAGATTTTGTCAAATTTGTCTATCAATTATGGGAGACACAATTCAAAATTCAATTAGGATGAAGCGACATGCACAATTCTTGTCACTATTATTTGTATCTTCTTCTTTAACTATAATTCCATGTTACCACTCCCCCACCCCCACCTGCAAAAACATAGCAATAACATAAAATTATAGTAGTAATGAAGAAATCATGAGTTGGTATTAATTCCCCTCAAATCCTATAATACAACAACAGTATCAatacatatatattttcatttGGCTGCATAATTTTCTAGCTAAAATGTTAGCTAGTTACAGATTAGTTTTGCATCAGTATCAATAACTAATCAATGATATATTATCCATAATTAATACTTCTATTCTATAAAAATGGATAGCAAGACAAAATATTGTCAATGATTTAACTAACGTCATTAAGTTATTATGCtacatgtatgtatgtatatatgtatgtctAAATGATAAATTGTTACGTTGCATAGTCATGAAACAAAGTTATCTTTGATTATGATCCATTAAGTTCGAGATTGGACATTTATGTTTTCTCTTTATTAAAATTGATgaaggggttgctctgatggtaagcaacctccacttccaaccaaaaggttgtgagttcgagtctctccaagagcaaggtgggaagttcttggagggaaggatgccgagggtctatttggaaacaacctcttgttgttgttgttctttattAAAATTGACAAGGAGCTTTTGGTACTCCATGTTTATTAGTACTACTTGTTTTTTAATTCAATAAAAGCAATGTTGTTATCCATAAGTTAATTGGTAGTGCTATACGATCTATCAATATCATTCCCTATTGTCACATTAATGCTGTAATGGCACAACGCAGACCTAATAAAATAGGGAAATTAAATAGGTTGCTCTTATATTATTCGAAATTGAGCAACTTTTATCTGTTATATTGTGTGTCTaataaaaaatttcatttttactCGTCCTAATGGAGTTATTTACGAAGAGGTAGAGAGATTAATTCCTGCTTAATACATTATTTCGTCTTCTTTTAGTGGTACCCATGTATTAGAAATACTAAATCCGCCTACTAGCACGCACCTCCAATTTACAACCTGTTGATCCTCCAAATATTCATCATTATTTTTGGTAAAATACGTTTATTATCCTTCAATTTCGAGTCTTCTCTTGGTagcaaaataaattttaaaccaCAGACCACAGTAAATGCAAATCTATGTTAGCTAAAGTTTCTCTAATCTGCAAACTGTTGGATTTCCTGCAATAGAACGCAACCAGCCTGGAACCCAGCTCTAGCCAGTTATAAACACTCACATTTAATTTCTCTCTTACACAATTGAATGGCCTATATCAAATTTGTCTATCAATTAAGTGAGACATAATTCAGATTTAATGATTAATGGAAAATGCACAATTCTTGCTGTAATTAGCAACAAAATAATGCACAATCGTTAtcactattttttgtattttctttaacATAAATTTCCATGATACCACTCCCCACCAAaccttcaaaaaagaaaaaaagtaaaagaaattagTAATAGTAATAAAGAAATGAATTGGTGTTCCCTTCAAATCCTATAAATCGCGTGGCAATTGGGCACCAATAGCAGTATCAATTACTAATATACTTGCATTAATTTGTCTTCATTCTCTAACTAAAATGTTGGTTACAGATTGGTTTTGCATCAATATCTATAAGTAATCAAAAATATCCATAATTAATATACTTCTATTAACAAAATAGATAACAAGACAACAATTTTGCCAATGATCTAACAAACATCATTCAGTTAATAAGCGCATCAATAACTCTGGCTTTACGATGGTGATTCACTTGGACTCCTTAGAAAGAAAAACGCAGAGGCGAATTTAAAACTTAAATTATATGGACTTAaatttcgaaatgagaatttttaaCATTGaatgtattatatttttaaaattgtagGTACAGATCTACTATTTATTACAATCTTAGTGAAATTTTATAGTATATAAATTTGTATTCCGTTATCAAAATTACTGAATTCATATGAACCTGCATCCGCATCTGGACAAATGGATGGTCCCTTATGGCCAAAATAATGCAAAATGCCAAGATACAAGTAGTAAACTTTGATAAGTATGTCACATTTTTGTAGAGTCGTTTACATATGGATCTTCTTCTCACCACTAATCACCACAATCAGCCTATTCCTAAATTAGTCATACATCTTTGGATGCCCACTAACTACTAATATATGTCTCTAGTCTAAAAGTTTTAGCTTTCTTTGTTATTTCACACTATCTAATTAGTACAGTGTTCAATTGATGTGGATGTTAAACCAAAGTTCATGAGCTAATCATACACACCATGGAACATAGGAAAAGATGTAATGGATATAGACGAGGTTATAAGGAACGGAGTTGTAACTATGGGCCACAATTACAccaaggggtcgtttggtacatgAGATAAGAATAATAATCTCCGA of the Nicotiana tabacum cultivar K326 chromosome 7, ASM71507v2, whole genome shotgun sequence genome contains:
- the LOC107794642 gene encoding putative polyamine transporter At1g31830, which codes for MGVEDNNTEYSSLHEGGSPNVKNYTKVSFIPLTFLIFYGVSGGPFGVEDTVRAAGPLLALLGFLIFPFIWSIPESLITAELSTMFPENGGYVVWVSTTLGPYWGFQLGWVKWMSGVVDNALYPILFLDYIKSAVPALANGVPRTIAILAIIIALTYLNYRGLTLVGWVATILGIFTLLPFGIMGLIALPKLEPSRWFVVDLENVQWGLYLNTLFWNLNYWDAVSCMSGEVENPGKTLPKAIFYALPLVVSGYFFPLLFGTGAVPLHRDLWSDGYFSDIAKIIGGVWLRLWVQGASAVSNMGMFLAEMSGDSFQLLGMAERGMLPDFFAKRSRYGTPLIGILFSASGVVLLSWLSFQEIVAAANFLYCCGMIVEFIAFVKLRIKYPAASRPYRIPLSTVGSILMCVPPTLFILVVMALCTFKVMIVSFLVILVGIILQPCLVYCDKKKWLSFSVSSDLVDLQSSGHLVGEA